ACTCCCCTCCTGGAAAGGAGGGGAGGCTGTGCCGAAGGCGCAGTCGGGGTGGTCGCTCAAGCCGGCATGCCGTGTGAGCGACCACCCCGACCGCGACATCTCTTGATGCTTCGCCCTATCGGGCTCGCGCTTCGCGGCCACCCCTCCTTTCCAGGAGGGGAGTTGCTGGCCTGCAACGGACTCCGTGCGGCCAACCACCGCCCCTACAGAGGGCCACGGAAACCCGGGCTGCGCGCGCTCTCATTTCCAAACTCGTCGAGAGCCGAAACGGAATAGTACATGCCAGGCTTGGAATCCGGATCAGCGAAGTAATTATTCTTGATAACGCCATTCGAGACGAGCGTAAACGGGCCGTCAGCCCCGGTACTCCGGAAAACACGGTAACCGGCGAGATCGGTTTCCGAATTCGCCTCCCACGTCAGATGTATCGTATTGTCCGACTCCACGATTTCAAAACCCGCCGGAACCTGGGGCGGGGTCTTGTCTTCGATCAGAACAGGCATGCTTTCGGCGCCTATACCGGGGATGCTTCTGTCCCCGATACGCCGCAGAGGGGTTATCTGATACGTAACCATTTTCCCCTGTTGGTAGATGGGATCTTCATACCGGGTGTCGGTCACTGATGCAGGTTCGGCCGGTCTGTCCGTACGCGTAACAATGTAGGCGTCGGCCAGGTCGGGATGCTCGTCTGGTTTGCTCCATGTGAGCACGGTGTGCCGCTGATCGACGACAGCGCGAATATTGGAGACTTTGCCTGGCACGTCGACCGGAGTAATCGAAACCGTATTGGAGATCTTCGACGTTTTGCCTTTCTTCGTTTCAGCGATCACCTCGAAGTTCCGGACGGAATTGGAACCCGCCGAAAATGGAATCGGGTAGGACTGAGTTTTCCCCGCACCCAGAGCATCCACTGTAGCCACAGAGACGCCGCCGCTTCGAATCTGAAAACGCCCGAGGTCCGTTGCAGGCGAAAGATCGATATTTCGAGCCGGGTCCGTCCACGTCAGAACGATGTTATATCCGCTCTGGCTGGCGCTCAGATCTTTGACTTCTTCGGGAATTCGAATGAAGGGCGGCTGCGGCACGCCGACCTTGGCACACGCTGCGAGCAGCGGCAGAAGAAAAGCCACAAGAGCAACAAAAAACCCAAAACCTATAAATCCGTTTTGTGTTTTTTGTGCCTTTAGCGGCTTCCCCCTCACAGAATATATCGGCTGAGATCCTGGTCCTTCACAATGTCCGCAAGCATCTTCTGAACGTATGCCGCGTCGATTCGGACGGTTTTCTTCTTGAGGTCCGGCCCCTCGAAGGAGATGTCGTCGAGCAGCTTTTCCATGATGGTGTGCAGGCGCCGCGCCCCGATATTTTCCGTGCTCTCGTTCACCGTAGCGGCAAAACGCGCCACTTCCTGCACGGCATCGTCAAGAAACGTGAGCTTGATGCCATCGGTTTCGAGCAAAGCGACATATTGCTTGATCAAGGCGTTTTGAGGCTCGGTTAGAATCCGGACAAAGTCCTCGACAGTCAGCGAATCCAGTTCGACGCGGATAGGGAACCGGCCCTGAAGTTCGGGGATAAGATCGGCCGGCTTGGCGACGTGAAAGGCTCCGGCGGCGACAAAAAGGATGTGGTCGGTGCGCACGAAGCCGTAGCGCGTATTGACCGTCGTGCCTTCTACGATGGGCAGAATATCGCGCTGGACGCCCTCACGGCTGACATCCGGGCCATGGCCGGACTCGCGGCCCGCAATCTTGTCGATTTCATCGAGAAAAATGATGCCGCTGTTCTCCACGCGCTCGACAGCGAGCCGGGTGACCTGATCCATATCGACGAGCTTCTGTTCCTCTTCCTGAATCAGATAATCGATCGCCTCGGCGACTTTCATCTTGCGCTTCTTGGTGCGCTGGCCGAGAAAGCCGGGAAGGATATCCTTGATGTTGATATCCATCTCCTCGATTCCCTGATTGCTGATGATTTCGAAGGCCGGGAAGTTGCGTTCCTTCACTTCGATCTCGACGGTACGATCGTCGAGCTTGCCTTCACGAAGCTGCGCACGCAATTTCTCTCGTGTCCGGTTCCACTGTTCGGTGGCAGCCCGGGAACTCTCATCGGTGGGAACAGGCGCCGGAGTCGGGGGCAGCAGCAGGTCGAGAATGCGCTCCTCGGCATTCGCATCGGCTTTGTCTGCAACTTCTTCGAGCTTCTCGTTGCGGACCATATCAATCGAGATCTCGAGAAGATCACGAATCATGGATTCCACATCGCGCCCCACATAGCCCACTTCGGTAAACTTCGAAGCCTCGACTTTAAGAAACGGAGAATTCGCCAGTTTGGCGAGCCGCCGCGCAATCTCGGTCTTGCCGACACCCGTGGGCCCGATCATGATGATGTTCTTCGGCATCACCTCCTCCGCCATTTCCGGCGGAAGCTTCTGGCGGCGGATGCGGTTTCGAAGCGCGATCGCAACGGCGCGCTTGGCGCCCGCCTGGCCGATTACATATTTGTCGAGTTCACGAACGATCTCGCGGGGAGTCAGCTCATCGAGATGCGGTGTCTCATCAATCGTTTCCGGTACATAGGACATATCAAGTTTGATTCTAGCACCCGGCGGGACCTACAGTTCTTCAATCGAGATATTTTCATTGGTATAGATGCAGATTTTGCCCGCAATCTGCATCGCTTCCAGCGCAATATCGCGCGCGCTCAAATCCGAGTATTTGTTCAGAGCGCGCGCAGCCGCGAGGGCATAAGGCCCGCCGGAGCCGATGCCGACAATTCCGTCGTCGGGCTCGATCAGGTCTCCGTTGCCTGAGATCAGAAAGGTGGTCTTCTCGTCCGCAACGATCATCACAGCCTCCAGATGGCGCAGCGCGCGGTCCGTCCGCCAATCCTTCGCCAGTTCGACGGCGGCACGGCTGAGGTTTCCGTGATACTGCTCGAGCTTCGCCTCAAACCGGGCAAACAGCGCAAACGAATCCGCCGACGATCCGGCAAAACCGGCCAGTATTTTTTCGTTATAGAGCCGGCGGATCTTTTTGGCGCCGTGCTTGATGACGGTGTCGCCGAGCGTAACCTGACCGTCGCTGGCAATGGCAACTTTGCCTTTTTTCCGGACACAAATGATCGTTGTCGCGTGGATGGATAAGTTCATGATGAGTTTACTTCGATGACGGATTGAGCTGAGTGAACAGATTGTCGGCCAGATGGGAATTGTAAACCACGGTTTCGGCCCGGATTTCCATGGTCTTAACGCCGTCCGTATAACGCGTGACAAAGAGAGGCATACTCACTCCCTGCGACTTGTGCCAGTTTGAATATTGTTCTTCATGAAGTTTTGGATCGTCGCTCCGGCGCACCTGCATTTTTACCGGCAGGTGCGATTCCCTATCGATATAGAACCGGATACGGTTCTTTGCAGGATCGCGCAGCTCGATGATGTCGGTCCGTTTAAAACCCACCATTTCCGTGCCCAGATTCTGGATCGTCGTCTGTTTGTCCTGCACCACAAATCTCAGGACGTAGTCCATGCCCGTCTTGAAGCCTTTTTGAAACTCTTCGACTTCGCCTGGCGTCTGGTCGACCGGATCTTTCTTGCCTTCCACTTTTTTGCCCTGTTTACCGCTATTGATCGTAATGGTCTTGAACTTCGGGCCGCCGAATTCGGTGCGTTCCATATCCGGAAATTTAATGAAGTCCGCAAACAGGTCGGAAGCGCTGAGTTGGCCGTGCGCAAAAGCATAGAACCGGCCGGTGGTGTGGATGTCGTCGACATCCAGATAAGCCTGGCCCCCCAGCGCATCGATCATCTGGTCCAGAGGCTGGATGCCGCGTCCCTGACGCGCGAGCGCGAAGCCTGAAAAAAGCAGCAGCCACAAAAGGCACAGAAGGAAGCTTTCTGTACGGCCTTCTCGTTTTTTCGAAATAAGCATCAGCGTCAATTATAGCGAAGCCGGGCCTGCTCGATAAATTTCGAGAACAGCGCCTTCGAGAGCGGGTCGTTCTGCCATCCACGTTCGGGATGCCACTGCACCCCGACGATAAAACGGCCG
The genomic region above belongs to Terriglobia bacterium and contains:
- the hslU gene encoding ATP-dependent protease ATPase subunit HslU, whose translation is MSYVPETIDETPHLDELTPREIVRELDKYVIGQAGAKRAVAIALRNRIRRQKLPPEMAEEVMPKNIIMIGPTGVGKTEIARRLAKLANSPFLKVEASKFTEVGYVGRDVESMIRDLLEISIDMVRNEKLEEVADKADANAEERILDLLLPPTPAPVPTDESSRAATEQWNRTREKLRAQLREGKLDDRTVEIEVKERNFPAFEIISNQGIEEMDINIKDILPGFLGQRTKKRKMKVAEAIDYLIQEEEQKLVDMDQVTRLAVERVENSGIIFLDEIDKIAGRESGHGPDVSREGVQRDILPIVEGTTVNTRYGFVRTDHILFVAAGAFHVAKPADLIPELQGRFPIRVELDSLTVEDFVRILTEPQNALIKQYVALLETDGIKLTFLDDAVQEVARFAATVNESTENIGARRLHTIMEKLLDDISFEGPDLKKKTVRIDAAYVQKMLADIVKDQDLSRYIL
- the hslV gene encoding ATP-dependent protease subunit HslV, whose translation is MNLSIHATTIICVRKKGKVAIASDGQVTLGDTVIKHGAKKIRRLYNEKILAGFAGSSADSFALFARFEAKLEQYHGNLSRAAVELAKDWRTDRALRHLEAVMIVADEKTTFLISGNGDLIEPDDGIVGIGSGGPYALAAARALNKYSDLSARDIALEAMQIAGKICIYTNENISIEEL